The Cytobacillus oceanisediminis genomic interval TATTTAGATTCACCCCGAAGCTAAAAAAGAAATGGTGCTGAAATATAAAGCACATAGGAAGACACTTGAAAATCTCAGGTGTCTTTCCTGTATGCCCTCATGAAAAATTGAATAGGGCTAAGCAATCTGGGTATGAAAGCAATATTACAAGTTTGAAGGGACTGAACAGGTATGGGCAATTTTAAAGGAAAAACGGTCATCGTTACAGGAGGAGCCAGCGGAATTGGCAAGGGAATTGCCGAGACGTTCGCAAGGAAAGGGGCCAATGTGGTCATCGCCGACATAGATGAAATGAGGGGAAAAAAGTTAGAAGAAAGCTTGAACAAAAAAGGCCTGACTAGCATGTTCATCAGAGCAGATGTTAAGAATGAAGCAGAAATCAAGGGACTTATAATAAAAACTTATGAATCATTTGGAGCAATTGATATTCTAATAAATAACGCTGGCATCTCAAAGTTTCATTCATTTTTTGAACTGACTGTGGAATTGTGGGATGAAGTGATCAATACGAACCTTCGAAGTGTCTTCCTATGCAGCAGGGAAGCTGTCAAATTGATGAAACAAGGATCCTGTATTATCAATCTATCTTCTACGAGAGCAGTAATGTCTGAAAGCAATACAGAGGCATACTCGGCTTCAAAAGGCGGAATTATGGCAATCACCCATGCTTTGGCCAGCACGCTCACTGAAAAAGGGATCAGGGTTAATTGCATAAGTCCCGGCTGGATTGAAACAGGAGATTATGAAAGTCTCAGGGGGATTGATCATAGTCAGCATTTTGCCAACAGAGTTGGAAAACCCGGGGATATTGCAAGAACCTGCCTATTTTTAGCCGATCCAGAAAATGACTTTATAACAGGAGAAAATATAACAGTAGATGGAGGCATGACAAGGAAAATGATTTATGAACAATAATAACTGTCTACTTTCTTAACAATACGATATTTAGCACGAAAACTGCACCAATGAAAATAAGGCATAGCAGGATGTTAATCATCATTCTCGCCTCCTGTCTTAAGTACATTGTAAAACAGCCTCGTTAAATGGCATTGAATTCTTTGTAAATTTATTGTGAAAAAATGATAAATAAGTTAGAAACAGGAACACTTGAAAAGGAAGCAGGCAAAAAAACGCTAAATAAATAATGTGGAAGTCTTTTCTCATATGGGAAAGGGCTTTTTTATAACCATTACAAGCTTTTGCGATTAAGGGGATAAGCTAGAGGGTATACGGAAACTGGAAAAGGAGCTGCATATGACAACAGATTTACTATTTGCAATTAGAGGAGTAAGGGTTAATAATATTTTGAATGTGGATCATCTTGACATAAAAAAAGGAAAAGTAACCTGTATCACTGGCGAGAGCGGCGCTGGAAAATCAACCCTCATGAAAATGCTGAACAAAATGATTTCCCCGGATTCTGGTGAAATTTTCTATAAGGGCACCCCGCTAAAAGATATAGATTCTGTCCAGCACAGAAGAAAAGTAATAATGCAATCGCAGGTTCCATTAATCTTTCCTGGCACAATAAAAGATAACCTGATGATGGGTTATATACTTAACGGAACGAAACCTGATGATGATGGGGTACTTAAGCAGGCAATACATAATATGCAAATGACTAAGGAGCTTGATGAAGATGCAGGGACTCTTTCCGGCGGGGAAAAACAGCGCCTGGCATTGGCAAGAATTCTGCTTCTTGCAGCTGATGTCTATTTGCTGGATGAGCCGACTTCTGCATTGGACGAAGACACCGAAATGATGGTTTTGGATCATCTTATCCCGGAAATTAAAAAGAAACATGCTTCATTAATCATGATTACACACTCCAGGAAAGTCAATGAGCAATATGCAGAAGAAAGGATTGATTTATCCCAGCTGCCGTTGGGAGAGGAGGTGGAGAAAAATACTTAAGGGGGATATTGATGGAAAATAAAACAATTATTGATATTGAATTTTGGAGGCTAATATCAGCTTACCTATTTGTGCTTCTACTTATCATTATCTTTAAAGTGAGAGGAATTGCCCGTGAGAAAAAGCTGACTATTGCAGCTTTCAGAATTACACTTCAGCTCGTGATTGCAGGCTATGTATTAACCTATTTATTTGAACTTTCCAATCCGCTGTTAACATTAGGTGTAATTTTTATTATGGAAGGTTTTGCAATTTACACAATATATAAACAGGCTGGAACCAGACTTTCAGTAAACCTTAAGAAAACCATTGCGATTTCCATGATAGCCGGTACATCATTTTGTCTTGCATTTTTTAATTTTGTTGTTATTAATTTTGAGCCGTGGTATGATCCCCGCTACTTTATTCCAATCGCAGGAATGATAATTGGCAATTCCATGACCGGCATTACGTTAAGTGTAAAGGAGCTTCTGAATTCCTTTACATCTCAAAAAGATATGATCGAGGGTGCCCTAATGCTTGGTGCTGATCCAAAAGCTGCAGTTAAGCCATATGTTAATCATACTTTTGATTCTGCTGTTCTGCCTACTATCAATAATATGCTGGGAATGGGCATTATATTTTTGCCTGGTATGATGACAGGACAGATTTTATCAGGAGTCAGCCCATTGCTTGCGATTGAATATCAGATTGTTATTCTGCTGGGGATATTGGGAAGTGTAGGTTTATCAGTAATCTTATTCATCCTTCTTGCCTATAAGAACTTTTTCAATCTGGATGCCCAATTTTTTCCGGATGGAAAGAACTAGAATGTTTAATTGGCTTAAGCTCACAGCATTTCACTCTTTTGGCCCGCATATAATGGAAAAATCAATCAAAAAGGCGGGATAAAATAATGAAACTTGAAACCGAAAAAGCATTCAGAGTGAAAAGTTTATCCAAAGATATTCTGGAGCATCTGATGGAAGACAGCACTTCTTATAAACATGAAGACTTGAAACATGTCATAGAAATGCTGGCGCGATCCGTCTCGGATCTTGTCACATTGTATACGGACCGGGAAGGCGATCATGAAGCGGCCTTAAAGGGGACCATTTCAAAAATGCGAATCAGCTATAATGTTCTTCAATACAAAGAAACTTCAAAACTGGTTAGAAAACAAGATAAGTATCATCCACAGCCATAAATCAAAAGGAATAATGCATCTGAAACAGTAAGTAGAAATCATTGGCAAATGAAAGCGTTTTACTCAAAAAAGTGTGAACAAACGTGAAAAATTAAGGGTTTTTCATTGTCTAAATGAATGTGAAATGCTATTCTTTTGTCTGAGATGTAAGTTGTCCGATGACTTAATTGCAGCCAGGTAATATTTCCTGATTCTATGGAAGAGTTCAAAATGCAGAGAAGCTTCGAGACGAAGTAATTTTACTAATTTTTCTCAGCCTTTTTGAACAACTATATACATGAATAATAGGGCGTTGGAAAAAATAAAACAGCATATAGGACGAAATATACCGGCATTATTACTGTTTCATCCTGCTGCTGATTTTGCTGAAAAAATTCCAGTTCCCGTCTTTAAGTTCGTGAGGCAACGCCTTGCACATCTTAATACAATCATTAATAAGAAGGAGATTGATCCCATATGGTTCAAAAACAATTTAAAGTAACTGCAGAAACAGGAATTCACGCTCGTCCAGCTACAATGCTTGTACAAGCTGCCAGCAAATTTGACTCAGAAATTCACCTTGAGTACAAGGAAAAGAAAGTAAATCTAAAATCAATCATGGGTGTTATGTCTTTAGGTGTTGGACAAGGTGCAGATATTACAATTATTGCTGAAGGAAACGATGAACAGGATGCCCTTAACAGCCTTGAAGAAACACTGAAAAAAGAAGGTTTGGCTGAATAATGAGCTTTTTAAATGGAATTGCGGCGTCAAGCGGTATTGCTATAGCGAAAGCTTACCGTTTGGTTGAGCCGGATCTCTCTTTTGATAGAAAGACAGTAGAAAATGCTGAACAGGAAGTGGAACGCTTTCAGTCAGCGTTAGCTGAATCTAAAGGTGAATTGGAAGTCATCCGCGATAATGCCCATAAAGAACTTGGGGCTGATAAAGCTGCTATTTTCGATGCTCATCTTCTTGTATTAAGTGATCCGGAATTAATTTCGCCAATTGAAGATAAAATTAAAACAGATAAAGTAAATGCTGAATCTGCATTAAAAGAGACAGCAGATATGTTCATTACAATGTTCGAACAAATGGACAATGAATACATGAAAGAGCGCGCGGCGGATATCCGTGACGTAACGAAACGCGTACTTTCTCATTTGCTTGGGGTGCAAATTGCGAATCCCAGCATGATTGCTGAAGAAGTAATCATTATTGCTGAAGACTTGACCCCCTCCGATACTGCTCAGCTGAACCGCCAGTTTGTAAAAGGGTTTACAACTGACATTGGAGGCAGAACATCCCACTCTGCCATCATGGCCCGTTCCATGGAAATTCCAGCCGTAGTGGGAACAAAGGAATCTACAAAGCAAATTAAAAATGGCGACCTGGTTATCGTGGATGGATTAAAAGGTCTAGTACATATTAATCCAACTCCAGAGGCTGTAGCCGAATATAAAGAAGAACACCGCAAATTCGAGGATCAAAAAGCTGAGTGGGCTAAGCTTGTC includes:
- a CDS encoding glucose 1-dehydrogenase, which translates into the protein MGNFKGKTVIVTGGASGIGKGIAETFARKGANVVIADIDEMRGKKLEESLNKKGLTSMFIRADVKNEAEIKGLIIKTYESFGAIDILINNAGISKFHSFFELTVELWDEVINTNLRSVFLCSREAVKLMKQGSCIINLSSTRAVMSESNTEAYSASKGGIMAITHALASTLTEKGIRVNCISPGWIETGDYESLRGIDHSQHFANRVGKPGDIARTCLFLADPENDFITGENITVDGGMTRKMIYEQ
- a CDS encoding ABC transporter ATP-binding protein codes for the protein MTTDLLFAIRGVRVNNILNVDHLDIKKGKVTCITGESGAGKSTLMKMLNKMISPDSGEIFYKGTPLKDIDSVQHRRKVIMQSQVPLIFPGTIKDNLMMGYILNGTKPDDDGVLKQAIHNMQMTKELDEDAGTLSGGEKQRLALARILLLAADVYLLDEPTSALDEDTEMMVLDHLIPEIKKKHASLIMITHSRKVNEQYAEERIDLSQLPLGEEVEKNT
- a CDS encoding ABC transporter permease produces the protein MENKTIIDIEFWRLISAYLFVLLLIIIFKVRGIAREKKLTIAAFRITLQLVIAGYVLTYLFELSNPLLTLGVIFIMEGFAIYTIYKQAGTRLSVNLKKTIAISMIAGTSFCLAFFNFVVINFEPWYDPRYFIPIAGMIIGNSMTGITLSVKELLNSFTSQKDMIEGALMLGADPKAAVKPYVNHTFDSAVLPTINNMLGMGIIFLPGMMTGQILSGVSPLLAIEYQIVILLGILGSVGLSVILFILLAYKNFFNLDAQFFPDGKN
- a CDS encoding phosphocarrier protein HPr, which codes for MVQKQFKVTAETGIHARPATMLVQAASKFDSEIHLEYKEKKVNLKSIMGVMSLGVGQGADITIIAEGNDEQDALNSLEETLKKEGLAE